GAAGTCGCTTCGCGAATCGGGGTGTTCTGAGAATGGGACGACGCATTCAAGGACAACGACGCGGTCGCGGGACCTCCACATTCCGCGCCCCGTCGCACCGATACAAGGCGGACCTCGAACACAAGAAAGAGGAAGATGACAACATCGTCCGCGGGACGGTCGTCGACATCGAACACGACCCGGCCCGATCCGCGCCGATCGCTGCCGTCGAGTTCGAGGATGGCGATCAGCGCCTGATCCTCGCTCCCGAAGGCATCACCGTCGGCGAGGAGCTACAGGTCGGTGTTTCCGCGGAGATCAAGCCCGGCAACACGCTCCCGCTCGGGGAGATTCCCGAAGGAGTGCCGGTCTGTAACGTCGAGTCGAACCCTGGCGACGGCGGTCGATTCGCCCGCGCCTCGGGAACGAACGCTGACCTGATCACCCACGACCGCAAGGCGGCGGTCATTCAGCTTCCCAGCGGCGAGGTCAAG
This genomic stretch from Natrinema sp. SYSU A 869 harbors:
- a CDS encoding 50S ribosomal protein L2 → MGRRIQGQRRGRGTSTFRAPSHRYKADLEHKKEEDDNIVRGTVVDIEHDPARSAPIAAVEFEDGDQRLILAPEGITVGEELQVGVSAEIKPGNTLPLGEIPEGVPVCNVESNPGDGGRFARASGTNADLITHDRKAAVIQLPSGEVKRLDPQCRATIGVVAGGGRTEKPFVKAGNKYHKMKARGTKWPRVRGVAMNAVDHPFGGGGRQHPGKPKSVSRDAPPGRKVGDIASRSTGRGGNK